One stretch of Motilibacter rhizosphaerae DNA includes these proteins:
- a CDS encoding 5'-3' exonuclease: MSGPAITQAPYRVVWQPDQVADRLLLLDAPSLYFRAFFGVPDTVRAPDGTPVNAVRGFLDFVARLVTDRQPTRLVAAMDADWRPAFRVAALPSYKAHRVAPAGDGEVVPDAIVPQVAVIQDCLDALGLCWFGVPGYEADDVLGTLATASRVPTEVVTGDRDLFQLVDDARKVRVLYVAAKGVGAAEVYDEARLREKYAVASGEAYAEFALLRGDPSDGLPGVPGVGEKTAAALLARYGTLAGLRAAVDAGDKGLSAPQLQRLRAASAYLDAAPVVVRVARDAPVPEHDDRLPREPRDTARWQELVERWGLGGAADRVTAALSAAR, from the coding sequence ATGTCGGGGCCGGCGATCACGCAGGCACCCTATCGGGTGGTGTGGCAGCCTGATCAAGTGGCAGACCGACTCCTCCTGCTGGACGCCCCCTCGCTCTACTTCCGGGCGTTCTTCGGCGTGCCGGACACCGTCCGCGCGCCCGACGGGACGCCGGTCAACGCCGTCCGCGGCTTCCTCGACTTCGTCGCCCGCCTCGTCACCGACCGGCAGCCGACCCGGCTGGTGGCCGCGATGGACGCCGACTGGCGGCCGGCCTTCCGGGTCGCGGCGCTGCCGTCCTACAAGGCGCACCGGGTCGCTCCCGCCGGCGACGGCGAGGTCGTGCCCGACGCGATCGTGCCCCAGGTCGCCGTCATCCAGGACTGCCTCGACGCGCTCGGGCTGTGCTGGTTCGGGGTGCCGGGCTACGAGGCCGACGACGTCCTCGGCACGCTCGCGACCGCCTCCCGCGTCCCCACCGAGGTGGTCACCGGCGACCGCGACCTCTTCCAGCTCGTCGACGACGCGCGCAAGGTGCGGGTCCTCTACGTCGCCGCCAAGGGCGTCGGCGCCGCCGAGGTCTACGACGAGGCCCGGCTGCGCGAGAAGTACGCCGTGGCCTCCGGTGAGGCGTACGCGGAGTTCGCGCTGCTGCGCGGCGACCCCTCCGACGGCCTGCCGGGCGTCCCGGGTGTCGGGGAGAAGACCGCCGCCGCCCTGCTCGCCCGCTACGGCACGCTCGCCGGGCTGCGCGCCGCGGTCGACGCCGGCGACAAGGGCCTCAGCGCCCCGCAGCTGCAGAGGCTGCGGGCGGCGTCGGCGTACCTCGACGCGGCGCCGGTCGTCGTGCGGGTCGCGCGCGACGCCCCCGTACCGGAGCACGACGACCGCCTCCCCCGCGAGCCGCGCGACACCGCGCGCTGGCAGGAGCTCGTCGAGCGCTGGGGGCTCGGTGGCGCCGCGGACCGGGTGACGGCGGCGCTGTCCGCGGCCCGCTAG
- a CDS encoding M24 family metallopeptidase: MIAGPDIAALRARLSAAAAAAGRASVDALLVSPGPDLRYLTGYDAIALERLTCLVLPADGDPRVVVPRLERPAALASPVGALGLEVVAWDETDDPYALVASLLPGAGSVAVDDRMWAVKALALQGALPQARQSAAGVVLRELRMRKDAAEVEALRRAGEAIDRVHARVPEWLRPGRTEREVGRDIADAILAEGHATVDFVIVASGPNGASPHHELSDRVVQDGDVVVVDIGGAMPDGYCSDSTRTYAVGGVPAEFGWAYDALQAAQEAACAAARPGVTCAEVDAAARRVLEDAGLGDRFVHRTGHGIGLETHEEPYIVAGNDLPLEPGMAFSVEPGIYDEGVGGARIEDIVVCTDDGAERLNRRPRELVVIG, translated from the coding sequence GTGATCGCCGGCCCCGACATCGCGGCGCTGCGCGCACGGCTCTCGGCCGCCGCGGCGGCCGCCGGGCGGGCGTCGGTGGACGCCCTGCTGGTCTCCCCGGGGCCGGACCTGCGCTACCTCACCGGCTACGACGCGATCGCCCTCGAGCGGCTCACCTGCCTCGTGCTGCCCGCTGACGGCGACCCCCGCGTGGTCGTCCCGCGGCTCGAGCGGCCCGCCGCCCTCGCCTCGCCCGTCGGCGCGCTCGGGCTCGAGGTCGTGGCGTGGGACGAGACCGACGACCCGTACGCCCTGGTGGCCTCACTGCTCCCCGGCGCGGGCTCGGTCGCGGTCGACGACCGCATGTGGGCGGTCAAGGCGCTGGCGCTGCAGGGGGCGCTCCCGCAGGCGCGGCAGAGCGCCGCAGGCGTGGTCCTGCGCGAGCTGCGCATGCGCAAGGACGCCGCCGAGGTCGAGGCGCTGCGACGCGCGGGCGAGGCCATCGACCGCGTGCACGCACGGGTGCCCGAGTGGCTGCGCCCCGGCCGCACCGAGCGTGAGGTCGGGCGCGACATCGCCGACGCGATCCTCGCTGAGGGCCACGCGACCGTCGACTTCGTCATCGTCGCCTCGGGGCCCAACGGCGCCTCGCCGCACCACGAGCTGTCCGACCGGGTGGTCCAGGACGGCGACGTCGTCGTCGTCGACATCGGCGGCGCCATGCCCGACGGCTACTGCTCCGACAGCACCCGGACCTACGCCGTGGGAGGGGTCCCGGCGGAGTTCGGCTGGGCGTACGACGCGCTGCAGGCCGCCCAGGAGGCCGCGTGCGCAGCCGCCCGCCCCGGCGTGACGTGCGCGGAGGTGGACGCCGCGGCGCGCCGGGTGCTGGAGGACGCCGGCCTCGGTGACCGGTTCGTGCACCGCACCGGCCACGGCATCGGGCTGGAGACGCACGAGGAGCCGTACATCGTGGCGGGCAACGACCTGCCGCTGGAGCCCGGCATGGCCTTCTCCGTCGAGCCCGGGATCTACGACGAGGGCGTCGGC